Below is a window of Pyrobaculum aerophilum str. IM2 DNA.
CAATACCCACCGCCAGAGAGCGGGCGGCAATAGCCCTCGCCCCCTCCGAGACGGAGAGGGCTATTGACATGGGCAGGAAAGTGGCTATGGCGAGCCCGTGGAACAGCCTCCCTACCTGCACCCAGAGGGGGCTCCCCAAGAGGTACATCAGCTGTGCTGCCACTGCCATGGCTATGCCCGCGCTCATCATTGTGGAGTACCCCATTTTTTCGCCGAGAAGCCCGCTGAGGGGTCTCGCTATAATAGATACGAAAAACGCAGTTGAGACTATGGCGCCTATAACCGTCTCGCTCTGGACGCCGAGGTCGCGGAGATAAGGCGGTATGGCTATAATGGCGATTCCATTGGCGGTGAAAAAAAGAAGCGTTGCTAAATTAACCGACCTCAAAGCTTGTACTTAACCACTTCTCTCAAGAATTTCTTTCTCTCCTCCCTATCCTTTTCGGTTTCTACGCCAAGCGGCGAGTGGCCGTCCACAACGCCGACAACGCCGCGCCTCTCGGGCTCAACCTCAGCCACAATGACTTTAAGCGGATTTGCCGTGGCCGCGAAAATTCTCACCACCTCCGGCACGTTTTTTATGGCGTTTAAGACGTTTATCGGCCACGCGTTGCGGATGTATATAACAAAGACGTGGCCGGCCGCAATTTTTTTACATAAATCTATTGCCAAGTTCCTAAGCTCCTCGTCGTTGGCCTCGTGTCTAACCAACCGCTTGCCGGAGGCCTCGCAAAACGCTATGCCGAATTTCACTCCGGGAACAGAAGTGACAAGCGCCTCGTATAAATCCTCCACTGTTTTAATGAAATGCGCCTGTCCAATTATTACATTTGTGCCCTGGGGTATTGGCACGTCGATTAATTCGAACTTAATCGACATGTCAGTCAAAAACCTCTAGGGTTTTATATTTCGCTGCCTTGAAGGGAAATTAGATTTTTATATCTCTTACGAACATAACTTACGATGGAGTCAGCCCAGTTAGTACAAGCGTTGAAGGAGAGGGGGTACAGAGTGACTCCCCAGAGGCTGGAGGTTATAAACATTGTGCTGGAAAAGCTCATGAGGAGAGAACACCCGACTTTTAACGACATATTAAATGAGGTAAAGCAGAGGATGCCCTCCATCAGCGCGAGCACGGTTTATTCAATTCTCAAGCTCCTAGAGGACTCGGGCTATGTAGTGTCTTTTGAGCACAACGGCAGGACTTATTACGACAGCGTGACTCCGCACGTCAATGTTATGTGCGTCAATGAAAACAAAGTAATCGACATTGAAGACGCCGAAGTAATTGATTTGTTAAAGAAGCGCGGGATTCACCCAGTGGCTATAACCGTAAAGGCCGTCTGCGCCGGGAGTCAGTAGTGGGTTCAAAAAATCACTGCTCATCGGCGCGGTTTACCTCATCACTGCCTTAAGGCGTTGCTAGTTTAAAAATCAACTGATATATAGATCTACTTATGTGTCCCTAATGTACGATTACGTCATTGTAGGCGCGGGGATTGTGGGAATGGCCGCCGCGTATCACATACGCCGCCTATCTCCCCACTCGAAAGTCCTCGTGGTTGACCAAAACCCCGGCGTTGGCATGGGCGACACTGGAAGATCAGCCGCCGCGTTTAGAACAGCATTTACATCGTGGATTAACCGCGTCTTGGCTAAGACCAGCATAGACTTTTACCGGGAAGTACAGAGAAAAGGCGTTGATCTCGGCATGAGGTTTGTTGGTTACCTTTTTCTTGTCCCTGAGGAAAACGCTGAGACAATGCGTAAAGTCGCTGAGGAGCTGAGGACGATGGGAATAGCCGTGGAGTTTTACCGCAAGCTCGATGCGCCGGTGAGATTCAGAGTTTCGGAGGATGAGGAGGCCAGGGAAATGGGGCTTCCAGACGTTGCCTTCGGCCTCTTAGTTAAAGAGGCAGGCATTATGGATCCCGAAAAACTAGTTAGGTATTATTACGAGGAGTATACGAGACTGGGTGGAGAGGTCAAGTTCAATACGAGAGTTGAGAACATCTTTTTCGCCCCTAAGAGGCCGTTGGGAATCCCGGGCGAGCCGTTTGTTTGGCAAGACGTAAAAGTAGCCGGCGTTGAGACCACTAACGGCGTTATAGAGGCGAGGAACGTCATATTGGCGACAGGGGCGTGGACTGAAAGGCTAATGGACGCCCTGGGCTTTGGCTTGCCTCTAAAGCCTAGGAAGAGGCAGGTATTTGTAGTAAGGGCCGACGGCGAGTTAAGGCGGTTGCTTGAGCTGGGACTGGCGGACAGGGAGTACGGCCCCATGTTTATACTCCCCAAGGGAGTTTACATGAGGCCGGAGCCGGGGGAGGGGACCTTCTGGGTGGGAGTGGCCGATAGACGGCCCTTCCGCCTAGAGGAGCCTCCCGAGGCTGAGGAGGCGTTGTGGCGCTACGGCATATACCCAGTGCTGACTAAATACGTCCCCGCCGTTGAGGGCCGCGTGCCGCAAAACGCGTGGGCTGGGCATTATGACGAAAACGTCGTGGACTACCAGCCAATTGTGGACAGACTGGCCGAGGGCCTTTACGTCGCCGCGGGCACGAGCGGCTCGGGGATAATGAAGGCGGACGCTATCGGCAGAATTGCTGCGTATTTGGCACTGGGCTACGGGAAGGCGGAGTTATACGGCGGAGTTGTAGTGGAAAGCAACCTACTGCGCCACAATCGGTGTTTTGAGGAAGAGAGGCTTGTGATATGACTGTAGAAAGGGAGCTCTGGAAGTGGCTTGAAGTCGCCAAGAGAAGCGGGAGGCGGGGCTGGGTCCTAATAAAAGAGGGGAAAATCGTTGGGGTGTTTGAAGAGAGAAAAGACGCCATAATGGCGGCTAAAGAGCCTGGGTTGTACCTTTTAACATTTGTCGAGTAGATTTACCGCATTAGGCAAATCCACGCATATAGATGCTCATACATTACGCCTTATGAAACTACACGAATACGAGGCTAAGGAGTTATTTTCAAAATACGGAGTTAAAATCCCGCCTGGTAAAGTGGCGCTTACGCCTGAGGAGGTGTTGAAAATCGCCAGGGAGATAGGCGCCCCAGTGGTGCTAAAGGCGCAGGTGGTGGTGGCCGGAAGGGGCAAGGCAGGCGGCATAAAAGTGGCTAACTCCCCGGAGGAGGCATATGAGCTGTCTAAGAGAATGTTCGGGATGAATATCAAGGGGCTTATCGTGAAGAAGCTCTACGTGACTAAATTCGTAGAGGTTGAGCGCGAGATGTACCTCTCGCTTATTATAGACAGGGCGAGCCGCAGGTACCTCTTCCTCGCCTCTCCTGTTGGCGGCATGGATATAGAGGAAATCGCCAAGACGTCTCCTGAAAAAATCAAGAGGGTGTACGTCGACCCCGCCACGGGCCTTAGGGATTACCATGTGAGGTCTATAGTGTCGTGGCTAGGCTTCAAACAGGGCACTTCCCAGTGGCAACAAGCCGCGTCAATAGTACAGGCCATGTACAGAATAATGGTGGACTACGACGCGGAGCTTGTGGAGTCCAACCCCCTGGCCGTCACTAAAGAGGGGGAGGTTATACCGCTAGACGCCAGGGTTATTGTTGACGACAACGCGCTATTTAAACACCCGGAGCTGGAAAAGGCCCTTGAGGAAGATCCCAGGGACGTCACGGAATTTGAGGCTTACGCCAAGAAGATAGGGTTTCACTACGTAGAGCTTGATGGAGATGTCGGCATTATCGGCAACGGCGCCGGCCTCACTATGGCCACTATGGATTTAGTCTATCACTTTGGAGGCAGGCCGGCCAATTTCCTCGACATAGGTGGGGGGGCGAGCAGAGAGGTAGTTAAAGAGGCTGTGAAAGTCTTGCTCCACCACCCAAGAGTCAAGGTTATTTTCGTGAACATTTTCGGCGGCATTACCCGGGCGGATGAGGTGGCCCTGGGCATAAAAGAGGCGCTTGCAGAGAGCGGAGGGACGAATAAGAAAATCGTGGTGAGAATGAAGGGAACAAATGAGGAGCTCGGCAGGGCTATTCTCGCCGAAATAGGCGTGCCTCTCTTTGACAGCGCAGAAGAGGCCGCTAAAAAAGCCGTGGAGCTGGCGAGGGTATGACAGTGCTAGTCGGCCCTAATACTAAAGTCGTCGTACAAGGCGCCACTGGCCGCGAGGGCTCTTTCCACTTGCAGAGGATGCTTGAATACGGCACGAAGGTCGTGGCAGGAGTCACGCCCGGTAAAGGCGGCACAACTGTGCATGGAGTGCCGGTTTACGATACTGTCGAGGAGGCCGTCCGGAGACACGGCGCTAACGCCTCTGTGATATTCGTCCCGGCCAGATTTGCCGCAGACGCCCTTTTAGAGGCCGTAGACGCCGGGGTTGAGCTCTCTGTGGTGATTACAGAGCACATCCCAGTGCACGAAACTCTCCGCGCGGTGAATTATGCAAGGGCCAGGGGCGTTACTGTGATAGGGCCCAACTGCCCCGGCATTGTGGCCCCGCCCGTGAGGACTAAGCTGGGGATTATGCCGAATAACATATACCAGACGCCGGGTAAAATCGCTGTGGTTAGCAGATCCGGGACGCTGACCTATGAGATATCTTACCAGCTGGTACGGGCTGGCTTTGGCATTAACGTGGCCATAGGAGTCGGCGGCGATCCTATAGTGGGGCTTGACTTAATGGAGGCCACGCTAAAAGTCGCCGAAGATCCCGAAGTTGACGGCGTTGTAGTCATTGGGGAAGTCGGCGGCGACGCCGAGGAAAGGCTTGCAAGACTTTACGCAGAGGGAGTAATTAAAAAGCCAGTGGTGGCATATGTGGCGGGGCGCACGGCGCCGCCAGGCAAGCGCATGGGCCACGCAGGCGCAATTGTCATGTTGGGATCTGGCGACGCGACGAGCAAAATTGAGGCGTTTAGAGCCGCGGGAGTACCGGTGGCAGAGACGCCGTTTGAAGTGCCGCAGCTTTTGGCTAAACTCCTCAAGAAATAGTGGTACAGTGCTATATCTGCGGCTTTGAGGAGGCAAAGTACAAATGCCCCAAATGCGGGCGTTTAGTCTGCCGCCACGACTGGGCTGGCGCATACTGCGCTGCGTGCGAGGCAACTCTTTGCAGACTCTGTAAATCTAATTTTTCAATTTCCGTTTGTATTGTATGCGGCAGGCTTGTATGCGAAAAATGTAGTGTAAGGAGGGGGCTTGGGAGGGTATGTAAAGATTGCATGAGAAATCTTTCTTAACAGCGCTATATATATAAATAAGTTTATATAGGGAGAGCAACGGCAATTGCGGTATGAACATTGGAGATCTCGTCTCGTCCCGCACACAGTATATGACCGCGAGCGAGATAAGGGAGTTGCTGAGGTGGGCCACGGCCGATGTAATATCCTTCGGCGGCGGGATGCCGGATCCCTCCACGTTTCCAGTAGAGGACATTGCGAAAATCGTCGCGTATGTCCTGGAGGCCTATCCCCACAGGGCGTTGCAATACGGATCCACTGAGGGAGTAATGGAGCTGAGACAGGAAATCGCTAAGTTCAGCGAGTTTTTTAGGGGAATTAAGGCCAAGCCTGAGAACGTAATTATAACCGTTGGCAGTCAGGAGGCGCTTGAATTACTGGGCCGCGTGTTTATAGATCCTGGCGACGTGGTGATCACTGAAAACCCAACGTACCTAGCGGCTTTACAAGCGTGGAGGGTGTACCAACCCCGCCTGGTGGGCATACCAATGGACGAACACGGCATGATGGTAGATGTGCTGGAGGAGAAAGTCAAGCAGTTAAAGGCAGAGGGCGCTCGTATTAAATTCATATACACAATACCCACAGCACAAAACCCCTCCGGCCTCACAATGACGCAAGACAGAAGGAAGTATCTGCTGGAAATTGCGGAGAAATACGATCTGTTAGTAGTGGAGGACGACCCGTACTCTTATTTCCTCTTTGAGCAAATCGAAGTGTCGCCTATAAAAGCGCTTGATAAAAGCGACAGAGTTATATATTTGTCCACAGCCTCTAAAATCTTCGCGCCGGGCTTCCGCCTCGGCTGGGTTATAGCAAATGAAGAGGTGATAAAATGGTTTAACTTAGCAAAACAGTCATTAAACTTAAATACATCTAATTTTGTACAATATATATTTCTAGAGGGCCTTAGGAGAAATGTTGTGCTTAAAAACCTGCCTCACGTAAGGGATTTGTACAAGAGGAAAAGAGACGCCATGCTGGCGGCTTTAGAAACTTACATGCCCCCAGGCGTCAGTTGGACGAAGCCCAGCGGCGGGATGTTCATATGGGTCACAACGCTCCAGCATATAGATACAAGAGAATTATTGAAAATTGCAGTCACGCAGTATAAAGTGGCCTTTGTGCCAGGGCATGGGTTCTTTGTGGATCAGTCTGTAAGAAACGCAATGCGGCTCAATTTCACCTACCCCTCTTTTGAGCAGATAAATGAGGGCATTCGCCGGCTCGCCTTGGCGATAAAAGGCGCATGATCCTCCTGGAGGAGGCTGCGTCGGTAATAAGAGAAAAACAGCGGGAATCAAAAATCCATAGGACGCCGACTTTGAGGTCAGAGTCTCTGACTAGAATAACAGGCGGGGAGGTGTTCCTCAAGTTGGAATCGCTTCAAAAGACAGGCAGTTTCAAGATCAGGGGGGCATATTTTGCCATGTATAAATACATAAAGGAGGGTTATAGGGAGTTTATAACCGCCTCGTCGGGTAATCACGCGCAGGGAGTTGCCTATGCGGCACAATTACACGGAGTAAAGGCCACTGTTGTAATGCCTGAAACTACGCCTTGGCTCAAGGTTAAAAAGACCCAGGATTACGGCGCCAACGTTATATTATACGGCGAGAGTTATTACGAGGCGGAGAAAAAAGCCATGGAATTAGTACGCGGAGGAGTTAAGTTCCTCCACGCGTATAACGACTGGTACGTCATCTCGGGACAAGCCACTTTAGGCCTTGAGATTGTAGAGGATGTCGGTGACGTAGACGTAGTAGTTGTGCCAATAGGCGGCGGGGGGCTTATCTCCGGCGTTGCATATGCCGTGAAGAAGAGAAGGCCTGGGGCAAAGGTAATAGGGGTTCAAGCCAGCGGAGCGCCGGCGGTGTACTTGTCTTTAAAAGAGGGGCGGCCCATTGTGATTGAGAAAGTAGACACTATTGCCGACGGTATCGCTATTAAAAGCCCCGGCGACATTACGTTGAAATTAATACAAGAGTACGTAGACGACGTGGTGTTAGTAGACGACAATGAAATTGTAGATGCCATTTACCTCCTCCTTGAAAGGACAAGAGTAGTGGCTGAGGGCGCTGGGGCTGTTGCAGTGGCCGCGTTAATGTCGGGGAAAATTAACGTAAGTGGTAAAAAAGTAGTGGCGGTTGTCTCCGGCGGTAATATAGACGCGCCTATTTTTATGCGCGTTCTCATGAAGGCAATGGCGAGACAGAGGCGGGTGATTAAATTAGTCGGCGAAGTGCCTGACAAGCCTGGAACTCTTGCGAAGGCCTCTTCTTTCCTGGCCTCACACAATGTGAATATCCTAGAGGTTTTCCACGAGCGCTACGACCCGGAACAACGGCCTAATTATGTAAGACTCATATTTGTAGTGGAAATTCCAGGCACGTTAGACGTATCAAAGCTCTTAGACGAACTGGAAAAAAACGGCTTCTTTTTCAGAGTCGCCTCGCAGTAAAGATAAAAACGCGAGTTATCTTCTCTACATGAGGACGAAGTTGTTGTACCAAGAGGACTCGTATATAAGAGAGTTTGAGGCAACAGTGCTGGAGGTTAATGGGAATGAAGTTATACTTGACAGAACTGCGTTTCATGACGGCACGGGGGGCGTACAAGCCGACAGCGGCTATATTATTTTCGGAAACGAGCGGTATTTTGCCGCGGCATCGCACAAGGGAGGCGAGGTTGTGCATGTATTAGACAGGGCGCCGGTTTTCAAGCCTGGGGATGTGGTGAGGGGGGAGTTGGACTGGGAGAAGCGGTATAAGAAAATGAGGCTTCACACAGCTGCTCACATATTATCGGCGGTTTTGTACGACAAATACAACGCGTTGATCACAGGCGGCGAAATTACTCACGAATATGCACGCGACGACTTTAACATCGAGGGGGATATGGCGACTGTTAGAAAGGCGTTTGAGGAGGCAGTTGCAGTGGTCAACGAGATAGCTCAAAGGGGCATTGAGATCAAGGTGTATTGGCTACCGAGGGAGGAGGCTCTTAAAATTCCAGGCGTTGTGAAACTCGCCGAGAGAATGCCGCCTGATATCCCGCGTCTCCGTATAGTGGAAATCCCCGGCGTAGACGTACAAGCGGATGGGGGGCCTCACGTGAAAAACACGCGCGAAATAGGCGTTGTTAAAATAATTAAGGTGGAGAACAGAGGGAAGGGGAAGAAGAGACTTTACTACACAGTGGAGTAGTGGAATCGCCTCTTGGAGCCGCGTCAATAGCGGTTCTCTTCGGAGTATTACTCGCCTATTTACTCGACAGAGCCGGCTTGCCTCCTTTCCTCGGCTTTTTTATAGCCGGCGGAGTTGTGGGGAAAATATTCGAAGTGGCGTTGCCTGAGATCTACCTCCAAGTCCTTATTTCCCTCGTGGCCTTTGAAGTGGGCAGGCAGTTGGGAATTAGCGGCTTGTCTCCCGCGGCTTTTTTCGCGGTGATTTTAGAGACGGCGTTTATCGTCGGCTTGTCGGCCCTGTTATTTAATCTAATTGGATTTACAATAGGAGAGGCGTTAATAGTTGCAGTGATGATGTTGAGCTCTTCAAGCTTGTTAACGTTAAAGTTTTCAGAAACTCTGCCAAAAGAGGCCAGAGATATTGCGATTTCATTAACTACTTTAGAGGACACAGTCCTCTTCTTGTCCCTAAGTCTTTTAATAGGCAGGGCCACTGTTGAGAGCCTTCCGGTGAATATAGTCGTTGTAGTAACAATGGGCATAGTTTCTCTCGCCTTCTTTACATACATTGTGAGGTTTATAATTGGAAAGGATTACGCACTGCCCTTTGCCTTGGCCACGGCTTTTGGCTTTGTCTACGTAGTTCAGTATTTCAACATCGCCTCCCCGTTTTTGGGGGCGTTTATCGCCGGCTATGTCTTCTCGAGGGCTGACGCACACGGGACGCACGCCAAGGAAGCTTCGGCGTTATCGAACTTAATAGTCTATGCCTACATGTTGGCCATCGGCGTTTCTTTGCCCGCTCCACAGCTTAACCTTGTTTTTCTCGCTCTTAGTGTCGGCGTGGCGCTAATGGCGGTTATCATTAGGGCTGTGTCCGTATTCCTCGGCTCTTTATTTATCACTGGAAACCCTAGGCTCTCGGCCAATATAGCCACGTCTACTGCGCACATCTCCGAGCTCTCGTTGTCAATTCCCATTTTGGCGTATAACTTCGGCGTTGTTAAGAACGCCGAGTTAGTATTTGCCCTCTCCACGGCGCCTATGTTGACTTTATTCATAGCGCCACTGTTATGGCGACAGCGCCATTTAGTAGAAGAATACGCAGGTAAAAGAATAAAGGAGCTGAAAGCCACAGTTGCCTACGAGAGGCTGTACAGAGTAGTGACACATGCCTTTATAACGGCGGCAAAACTGGCCGTGTTGATGGTCGCCATAGCGCTGGCCGTCGGTTATTTGGGCTTGGCGTCACTAGCAGTTCTCATACCCTCCTCTTATTTCTTTGTGAAATATTCCAGGGAGATTTACAAAGATCTATTAATAGCGTTGCGAGAACTAGAAGAGGCGCGTTATGCCAGTATAGCAGTTTTAACATCCACGTTATCGCTGGCGCTTTACGTGGCAGTAGTTCTCTTGCAACCCGTATTGCAAGAACATATATACATAGTCGTCTTCATAATGGGCATATTAGGCTATTCTCTTTACGTAATTTACCGGGAGTTACAAAGAGAGCGCACAATACGGTTGAGCTCGTCTACGACATAGCGGTAAAAATCATCGGCAGGCAGGGAGAGCTCTGTGCATTTATCCACAGACGCGCGAAACGCCCTGGCGAGATGATAGTCCAAACCTGTAATACTTTCCGGGTCTACCTCTACCTCTGGCAGTATTAAAGAAATAAGGGCTATGTGGCGGGCGTGTAGCCTAGCTGCTCTTTCCCGCTCCTCTTTAATATACTCAGAATCGGCAAGGGAAAAGGCCTTCTCTCTATGCACTTCTGCTAACGCGTCTTTTACTCGCGCAATGTCGCGCCTTTTTAAAATTTCTTCAATTTCCACAGAGTTGCAACTCCATTAAATTATTAAGTATTAGAGCGCTGTCAGCTGTCTTGCTCTTGTAGCGGAATAGATGGCGTGGAGCCCCGTATTCGCAATCAACAGCCGCTTTTAAGACGTCGTGAATGAGTTTGCGAAAAATGGCTATTGTCCGCCTGTGGGGAGCGTCTTATGAGCCGGTTGCGAATTTCATTGTGCTCTATCGCCATAAGGCGTGTAGCCTAGCCGCTGTTTGAAGAAAAACATGACATTCAATAACACCGCCGTTGCTCTATATCGCTAATAATACAATTCCTTTTTTTAACTCCGTGCGGCATCTAATGCGTGGTGTTAGTACGCGTAGGCGATTATGAGGAGAATATTATCACAGTAGAGGATCTTGAGCAATTCTGTAGAAAACTCAGAGAGGAGTTGCACAAGTCTGAGTGCCAATATAACTCTTGGTATATTCGAGTCCCGCCCGAGAGGCTGTTTGCGTTGTTGAAAAAAGCATATATGAAATACGCCCAGGGCGTGCTAAACGCCAGCGACGTCATTGCTGAGTTTTTGGACGAGTATAAACTGTCTAGAAGCCTCGCCAGGACTATAACTCCCACGCTGAGCTCCCTGGGCTTGACAACGGCGGGAAAATTTACTGCAGTTGCCATTGAGTTGGGCAAGTTATTACACGAGGGAAGGCTAGAGGAGGCCAAGGAAAAGCTCCGCGTGTTGTTCGCCAAAAACTGCGTATTGAAGGAGATACTTGAGAGGGCCGCGGATTGCTCAGAGCTGGAGAAGTCTGTGGCAATAGTGCTGACGGGGTATGGCAAAAGCATAAGATTTGATGAGTTGAAGTACACAACAGAGCTTTTACGCATGGCGCATCCCAAGTGTGAAAATTGCGACATGTCCTGCGTCACAAGGGATAAAATTATTCACTGTATTGAGAAGATTATTCAACTGTCGGCCCCCCATATGAGAGAGCTATTCGAGAAACTGGATATTACGCTCTTGCCAGAGCATTTAGAATACGTGCGTAAAGACGGCTTTACATTCTCTATTAACGTAAGGGGGACTGATAAAATCATAGGGAAGATATTAATAGGCCCTCCAATTGAAAGCGTCCATTTGGCGCAATTGAAAAGCTCTTTGGCAAAACTAGATGAAAATATTGCAGAAGGAGTTTATGAAGTCTATGTAAAAATTATCCCTATTTTAGAAGGCGAGGAGAAGTGTAAATCCATGAAGTTATTATTAGAAGTTGTGAGAGGCGACTTGGAAAGAGTCTCTAAAATTGTAAAAATCAGCTCCTAATTACGTGAGTTGTCTCAAAAGTCCTCACGGCGAATAATTTACCCCTGACATAGGCCCTCACCTCAACGTAAGGCGCCAGGCCAGAGGTGGCGATTTTCTGCCCCAAAACTGTGTCTACTTGAAACACGCCTGTCTCATTAGCCATATACACATTAATCGCCAGCGGCCTCGCCTCGTTGGCCACTAACTCAACGCGCTCAATAGCCATGGCGCTTAGGGCGTGGATATCGTTTTTTCCAGCCCTATAGGGATACCGCGCCCTGCCGCTGCTCATGTCTGTGCCGTCTGCTATTTTTGCACACGCCGCTTCAA
It encodes the following:
- a CDS encoding adenosine-specific kinase codes for the protein MSIKFELIDVPIPQGTNVIIGQAHFIKTVEDLYEALVTSVPGVKFGIAFCEASGKRLVRHEANDEELRNLAIDLCKKIAAGHVFVIYIRNAWPINVLNAIKNVPEVVRIFAATANPLKVIVAEVEPERRGVVGVVDGHSPLGVETEKDREERKKFLREVVKYKL
- a CDS encoding Fur family transcriptional regulator; this translates as MESAQLVQALKERGYRVTPQRLEVINIVLEKLMRREHPTFNDILNEVKQRMPSISASTVYSILKLLEDSGYVVSFEHNGRTYYDSVTPHVNVMCVNENKVIDIEDAEVIDLLKKRGIHPVAITVKAVCAGSQ
- a CDS encoding NAD(P)/FAD-dependent oxidoreductase — translated: MYDYVIVGAGIVGMAAAYHIRRLSPHSKVLVVDQNPGVGMGDTGRSAAAFRTAFTSWINRVLAKTSIDFYREVQRKGVDLGMRFVGYLFLVPEENAETMRKVAEELRTMGIAVEFYRKLDAPVRFRVSEDEEAREMGLPDVAFGLLVKEAGIMDPEKLVRYYYEEYTRLGGEVKFNTRVENIFFAPKRPLGIPGEPFVWQDVKVAGVETTNGVIEARNVILATGAWTERLMDALGFGLPLKPRKRQVFVVRADGELRRLLELGLADREYGPMFILPKGVYMRPEPGEGTFWVGVADRRPFRLEEPPEAEEALWRYGIYPVLTKYVPAVEGRVPQNAWAGHYDENVVDYQPIVDRLAEGLYVAAGTSGSGIMKADAIGRIAAYLALGYGKAELYGGVVVESNLLRHNRCFEEERLVI
- the sucC gene encoding ADP-forming succinate--CoA ligase subunit beta, coding for MKLHEYEAKELFSKYGVKIPPGKVALTPEEVLKIAREIGAPVVLKAQVVVAGRGKAGGIKVANSPEEAYELSKRMFGMNIKGLIVKKLYVTKFVEVEREMYLSLIIDRASRRYLFLASPVGGMDIEEIAKTSPEKIKRVYVDPATGLRDYHVRSIVSWLGFKQGTSQWQQAASIVQAMYRIMVDYDAELVESNPLAVTKEGEVIPLDARVIVDDNALFKHPELEKALEEDPRDVTEFEAYAKKIGFHYVELDGDVGIIGNGAGLTMATMDLVYHFGGRPANFLDIGGGASREVVKEAVKVLLHHPRVKVIFVNIFGGITRADEVALGIKEALAESGGTNKKIVVRMKGTNEELGRAILAEIGVPLFDSAEEAAKKAVELARV
- the sucD gene encoding succinate--CoA ligase subunit alpha, with translation MTVLVGPNTKVVVQGATGREGSFHLQRMLEYGTKVVAGVTPGKGGTTVHGVPVYDTVEEAVRRHGANASVIFVPARFAADALLEAVDAGVELSVVITEHIPVHETLRAVNYARARGVTVIGPNCPGIVAPPVRTKLGIMPNNIYQTPGKIAVVSRSGTLTYEISYQLVRAGFGINVAIGVGGDPIVGLDLMEATLKVAEDPEVDGVVVIGEVGGDAEERLARLYAEGVIKKPVVAYVAGRTAPPGKRMGHAGAIVMLGSGDATSKIEAFRAAGVPVAETPFEVPQLLAKLLKK
- a CDS encoding PLP-dependent aminotransferase family protein yields the protein MNIGDLVSSRTQYMTASEIRELLRWATADVISFGGGMPDPSTFPVEDIAKIVAYVLEAYPHRALQYGSTEGVMELRQEIAKFSEFFRGIKAKPENVIITVGSQEALELLGRVFIDPGDVVITENPTYLAALQAWRVYQPRLVGIPMDEHGMMVDVLEEKVKQLKAEGARIKFIYTIPTAQNPSGLTMTQDRRKYLLEIAEKYDLLVVEDDPYSYFLFEQIEVSPIKALDKSDRVIYLSTASKIFAPGFRLGWVIANEEVIKWFNLAKQSLNLNTSNFVQYIFLEGLRRNVVLKNLPHVRDLYKRKRDAMLAALETYMPPGVSWTKPSGGMFIWVTTLQHIDTRELLKIAVTQYKVAFVPGHGFFVDQSVRNAMRLNFTYPSFEQINEGIRRLALAIKGA
- the ilvA gene encoding threonine ammonia-lyase, whose translation is MILLEEAASVIREKQRESKIHRTPTLRSESLTRITGGEVFLKLESLQKTGSFKIRGAYFAMYKYIKEGYREFITASSGNHAQGVAYAAQLHGVKATVVMPETTPWLKVKKTQDYGANVILYGESYYEAEKKAMELVRGGVKFLHAYNDWYVISGQATLGLEIVEDVGDVDVVVVPIGGGGLISGVAYAVKKRRPGAKVIGVQASGAPAVYLSLKEGRPIVIEKVDTIADGIAIKSPGDITLKLIQEYVDDVVLVDDNEIVDAIYLLLERTRVVAEGAGAVAVAALMSGKINVSGKKVVAVVSGGNIDAPIFMRVLMKAMARQRRVIKLVGEVPDKPGTLAKASSFLASHNVNILEVFHERYDPEQRPNYVRLIFVVEIPGTLDVSKLLDELEKNGFFFRVASQ
- the alaXM gene encoding alanyl-tRNA editing protein AlaXM, coding for MRTKLLYQEDSYIREFEATVLEVNGNEVILDRTAFHDGTGGVQADSGYIIFGNERYFAAASHKGGEVVHVLDRAPVFKPGDVVRGELDWEKRYKKMRLHTAAHILSAVLYDKYNALITGGEITHEYARDDFNIEGDMATVRKAFEEAVAVVNEIAQRGIEIKVYWLPREEALKIPGVVKLAERMPPDIPRLRIVEIPGVDVQADGGPHVKNTREIGVVKIIKVENRGKGKKRLYYTVE
- a CDS encoding cation:proton antiporter, with the protein product MESPLGAASIAVLFGVLLAYLLDRAGLPPFLGFFIAGGVVGKIFEVALPEIYLQVLISLVAFEVGRQLGISGLSPAAFFAVILETAFIVGLSALLFNLIGFTIGEALIVAVMMLSSSSLLTLKFSETLPKEARDIAISLTTLEDTVLFLSLSLLIGRATVESLPVNIVVVVTMGIVSLAFFTYIVRFIIGKDYALPFALATAFGFVYVVQYFNIASPFLGAFIAGYVFSRADAHGTHAKEASALSNLIVYAYMLAIGVSLPAPQLNLVFLALSVGVALMAVIIRAVSVFLGSLFITGNPRLSANIATSTAHISELSLSIPILAYNFGVVKNAELVFALSTAPMLTLFIAPLLWRQRHLVEEYAGKRIKELKATVAYERLYRVVTHAFITAAKLAVLMVAIALAVGYLGLASLAVLIPSSYFFVKYSREIYKDLLIALRELEEARYASIAVLTSTLSLALYVAVVLLQPVLQEHIYIVVFIMGILGYSLYVIYRELQRERTIRLSSSTT